CGGTACTTGCGTATAAGTTTGTGCCGCTGTCAATGGGACCAATATTGGAAGCAAGTGGATATGTATATGTTGCAGTATTGGGAGCTCTATTTTTAAATGAAAAATTGAGCACAAAAAAAGTAATAGGTATGGCGGCAATTATTTTAGGAATTGTTCTCTTTAACATATAAATTTATAGGGAATAGAGAGGAGAAGGAAAAATGAAAATTTCATTTGTTATTCCTTGTTATCGTTCTCAGAAAACTTTGGCAGGTGTTATTCGTGAAGTTCAGGAAACGATGGCTACTCTTAATGGGTATACATATGAGATCATCTTAGTAAATGATGCGTCACCAGATGACACATTTAGTGAGATTAGAAGATTGTGCAAGGAAAATGATAATATTATTGGCATTGATATGGCAAAGAATTTTGGTCAACATTCTGCATTGATGGCTGGATTTCATGAGGTTAGTGGTGAAGTTGTCGTTTGCCTTGATGATGATGGACAGACACCGGCAAATGAAGTTGGAAAGTTGCTAGATAAGATTAATGAAGGATATGATGTGGTGTATGCAGAGTATTCCAACAAAAAGCATTCAAAGTTTAGAAATTTGGGTAGTCATCTCAACAGTGTTATGACAGAGCATCTTTTGGAAAAGCCTAAAGACTTATATATATCAAGTTATTTTGCAGCACGGAAATTTATTATTGATGAGATCTTAAGATATGACAATGCATATCCGTATGTTACAGGATTAGTACTTAGAACCACAAGAAAAATATGTAATGTAGAGGTAAGACATCGAGAGAGGGAAGTTGGGGAGTCGGGTTATTCGTTGAGTAAGCTATTGGGGCTTTGGCTCAATGGGTTTACCTCTTTTTCTGTGAAACCATTGCGTTTAGCAACATTTAGTGGATTGTTTGCAGCAT
This region of Lachnospiraceae bacterium oral taxon 096 genomic DNA includes:
- a CDS encoding glycosyltransferase family 2 protein is translated as MKISFVIPCYRSQKTLAGVIREVQETMATLNGYTYEIILVNDASPDDTFSEIRRLCKENDNIIGIDMAKNFGQHSALMAGFHEVSGEVVVCLDDDGQTPANEVGKLLDKINEGYDVVYAEYSNKKHSKFRNLGSHLNSVMTEHLLEKPKDLYISSYFAARKFIIDEILRYDNAYPYVTGLVLRTTRKICNVEVRHREREVGESGYSLSKLLGLWLNGFTSFSVKPLRLATFSGLFAAFLGLLFIIVTVIRRLVDQSIPIGWSSTISIILLMGGMILFVLGIIGEYIGRIYICINHSPQYVIREKIKH